GAGCGGTCGGGTACCTGCTGTATGAATTCCATAAGGCCTGGAAATTCGGAGGCTGGCGGGAAGAAATGACCTTTCCCCTGCTGGAGGATATGGCCATTCATCATTTTGACACGCTACGCTATGTCCTGGATGATGAACCGGAAACGATCACCATGGAAAGTTTCAATCCGGCCTGGAGCTGGTTTTCGGGTAATGCCTCGGCCATGGGCGTGATCCGTTTTTCCCGGGGTATTCAGGTCAATTATTGTGGCAGCTGGATGAGCTTTGGCAAAACCACCGAATGGACCGGCAATATATATTGCTATGGGGACCAGGGAGCCTTGACGCTTGAAGACAATCGGATCTACCACTATCCCAGGGAAGGGAACCGGCAAGAAATCATCTATCCTTCGGACGTGGTCGACGAACGGGAAGAACTGCTCACAGAATTCTGCCGATGTGTGACTGAGCGCAGCGAATCACATTTCTCTCTCCGGGACAACATCAAAACTTACGCCATGATGTGGGCCAGCGTCGAAGCGGCAAAAAGCGGACATCCCCAGGTCGTCGCCGACCTCCTCAGGGAGTTGGAAGACCCCGGTGGATGAACTGGCCGATGGCCGCCGGGTGGCCCAGGCTCTGAGCCCGGTTTTTCACCAGGGCCGGATACCTCCGGCAGGTTCCGGGAGTCTCCTTTCCGGAAACCAGCCGGATCACGCTGAACAGCCGGGCTTCGCGTTACGGAAAATCCGCCTGGGGTAAGCGGGGCAGGGTCGTGCACCTTGGAAAAGAGACAGGAGATAGAACAAAAGCTCCCAGGTCCAGCCCATTATAAAACCCCCGTGGATCAGGACAATTCAAAACGAAGGAGTGCGAAGCGACTGACAGGAGGAGTATGGCAGTGGACAAAGAAGCGTTTAAAAGGTACGGATATGCATTCATCGACTGGCTGGCCGATTATCAGGAAGGCCTGGAGCGTTTCCCGGTTAAATCCCGGGTGGAACCGGGGGAAATCAAGGGTCAATTGCCCGTAGTCCCTCCGAGTGAGCCGGAAGCGATGGATCAGATTTTTTCCGACTTCCAGCAGATTGTCGTTCCGGGGATCACTCACTGGCAGCATCCCGGCTGGTTTGCCTATTTTCCGGCTAACACCAGCCCTCCCTCTATCCTGGCCGAACTCCTGACCGCCGGATTGGGAGCCCAGTGTATGGTCTGGCAAACCTCACCGGCGGCTACTGAACTCGAGGAAGTGGTAATGGAATGGCTCCGTCAGATGCTCCAGCTACCCGAGGGTTGGAAGGGAGTGATCCAGGACACCGCTTCCACGGCCACCTTGTGCGCGCTACTCACCGCCCGGGAAGTGGCTACCGAGTTTTCCGGAAACACTTTCGGTGTTCAAAAACCCCTGACGGTTTATGCCTCCGAGGAAGCTCACTCAAGTATCGAAAAGGGGATCAAGATCGCCGGTTTCGGGAAAACCAATCTCCGGCTGGTTCCCACCGACCGAAATTTTGCGATGCTTCCCGAAAAACTCGAGGAACTCATCAAGCGCGACAAGACCCAAGGTCTGACCCCGGCCTGTGTGGTGGCCTCCGTGGGCACCACCTCCTCCACCGCAGTAGATCCCCTAAAAGTCATCGGGGAAATCTGCCGCCGCCATCGTCTCTTTCTTCACGTCGACGCCGCCTTCTCCGGTACCGCGGCCATTCTTCCCGAGAAACGATCCCTCCTGTCCGGCGTGGAGTATGCCGACTCTTTCGTTTTCAATCCCCACAAGTGGATGTTTACGAATTTCGACTGCTCGGCCTACTTCGTCAAAGACCCAACGCTCCTGACCCGAACGTTCGAAATCCACCCGGAATACCTGAAAACCGGAGTAGACGCCCAGGTTTCAAATTTTCGGGACTGGGGGATTCAGTTGGGACGCCGCTTCCGGGCCCTGAAGCTCTGGTTCGTCATCCGCAGCTACGGGGTGGAAGGTCTGCGGTCAATACTGCGGGAACATTTACGCCTGGCCGAACAATTCAAGGAATGGGTGACGGCCGACCCCCGCTTTGAACTCATGGCCCCGGTCAGCGTGAGCCTGGTGTGCTTCCGGCTGAACGACGGGAACCGTTCGGAAGAAGACCTCACCACCATGAACCGGGAACTTCTGGAACGGATCAACGCCACCGGTCAAGCCTTTCTCACTCACACTGTCCTGCGGGGACGTTACGCCATCCGGATGGTCATCGCCTCCCGCCTGACCGAGGAACGCCATGTCCGGGCCACCTGGGACTTTATTCTTGAACAGGCGGAGAGTGTTTTAGGAAAATATCGAAAGTCGTGAGTGATCACTCACGACTTTCGACTCACGAGTACCATTCTCCACACGCTCAACCCTTATCGTGGTTTACACAGGATCTCATGGATTTTCAGGTCGAAGAAATCGACGGTGGACACCGCACGCATGAGCAACGCCGTATCCGCCCCCTCTCCCGTCCCACCGACGCCGATCACCGGAACTCCGGAGGGGAGCATTCCGGCATCTACCGCGCTCAACATGACTTCCACCGCCACCTTGGTCCCTTGCGAAAAGGCATACAAGGTATAAGCGATGAGCTCGACCGGTGGGACGCCACCAAACTTCCGAACGATGGCTGACTCGACATTGCCCATGAGCGAGTGGGTACAGGTGAGAACCTGGGCTCCCAGGTTTTTTGCCTCCGCCAGCTTGTCCCAATTCGGTTCTCCGTATTCCACCCAGGTTCCGGCCTGTAGTGTCACCCCGACCAGATTCAAACCTCCCGCGATATCTGACCGCAGTAAACGGGCGGCCCGGAGAAGCGTCTCTCCCCCAGTGGCCACCACCAGGTGATTAATCCCCTCTTCTCTGATCACCCGGCTGCACTTATCCAATACCAGGTCTAAATGCTGTGGTCCGCCTTCCGAAAAAACGAGAGTTGAGCGTTCCATGGTTAACACCTCCCTTTCGTCCCTTCAACTCCATATTGAACAAAATCTTTTCTTCCTATATAATAGTTAAAGAGGCGAGAGAAACAAGTCATATTTCTCCCGTTTGAAAGCAACGCTGAAAAACTGGCCACATATCACGCTCTCATCCCACTATCACATTGAATGCGCCATATGCCGTGTAACTGGTCAGAGAATTCCATTGAATCCTGCGGGCAAAGGAAATTATGGGAACCTTTTCTCTGTCCTCAATAAAGCACAAGGAGGTGCATAAACTCGCACAAATCATCTATTGGCTGTTGGGGTGTTTCTTTCTTGAACACCGTTTCAAGGCATCTTCCCTCAAGAACATGGAGAACTGGTCAGTTGAAAGAGGAGTCTTAATAAGGAGGTTGGATATTTATGTCTAAAAAAGTACTGCTTGTATTTTTGTCCTGCTTACTCCTGCTCGGTCTTTTCTCAGTGTATGCGTTTGCTGAAGGATTTGACATAGCCATGGTAGTCAAAAACGTCGGTAATCCTTTCTTCGATGCGGTTGGCCGGGGAGGCCAGGCCGCTGCTGACGAGATGGGAAACACTTTAATTTTCCAGGGTCCTCCCACTCCCACCGTGGAAGGACAGATTGAAATCATCAGCCACTTGATCGCTCAAGAGGTTGATGCCATTGCCGTATCCGCCAATGATTTCTATGCCTTGGTTCCGGCGATGCAACGGGCGAGAGATGCCGGAATCCTGACCATCAGCTTCGACTCGGGAGTCCATCCCGACGGGAGGGTTCTTCACATCAACCAGGCCGACTTTGAACAAATCGGCCGACTCCAAGTTCAGGCCATCGCGGAAATGATCGATTATGAAGGTGAGATCGCCATACTGAGTGCCGGTGCCACCATGACCAACCAGAACATCTGGATCGAATGGATGAGGGAAGAACTCAAAGAACCGCAGTATGAAAACGTGGAATTGGTCTCCGTCGTATTTGGAGATGACCTGCGGGATAAAAGTTATAACGAGGCTATGGGTCTGTTCAAGTCTTTTCCCAATCTCCGGGGAATCATCTCCCCCACCACGGTGGGAATCGCCGCTACGGGGAAAGCCATCTCCGATGCCGGTTTGACCGGGCAGGTTCAACTGACCGGCCTGGGACTGCCCAGTGAAATGGCCGAGTGGATTTTGGCCGGTGTCTGCCAGGCCATGTTCCTCTGGAATCCGGTAGATTTGGGATACTTAACAACCTATGTAGCGGGATTGTTGCTTGATGGAACGATCAGTGGAGCAGTCGGGGAAACCCTCACGGCCGGCCGGATGGGCGAAAAATCCATTACCACTACCGCTGACGGTGGGTTAGAAGTCCTGCTCGGCCCGCCCTTTCGCTTCGATGCGACGAACATCGAAGAGTGGAAAGTCGTGTATTGATTAAGCTTTGCCTCAAGTCGCTTCCTGTTCACCAATTACCGATTCATCCCTTCCGGGCGGGGTCAGTACCCCGCCCGGGATATTCCGGAAAGTAACCATCTCCCGAAAGAGCCATGAATGAATTTGTACTGGAATTAAAAGGAATATCGAAAAATTTCCCCGGGGTCAAAGCCCTGGAAAGCGTGGATTTCAACCTCAAGCCGGGTGAAATCCACGCCCTGGTGGGCGAAAACGGCGCCGGTAAATCAACCCTGATTAAAATCATCACCGGCGTATTCCAGCCGGACAAAGGAGAAATCCTTTTTCACGGAAAAAAGATACTGATCAGCAATCCCACCGTCGCCCAGAAACACTTGATCGCCGCCATCTACCAATACCCCACTTGCTTTCCCCATCTCACCGTAATGGAAAATATCTTTATGGGTCACCCTCTGGTGGAGCCCCGTTCCCGCCACCTGCTCTGGAAAGAAATGCGAGTTGAAGCGAAAAGGCTCCTGAAATCCCTGGGTACGGATCTCAACCCGAATCTCCGGATGGGAGACCTGAGTATCGCACAACAACAAATGGTGGAAATCGCCAAGGCGCTCTCGCTCAATGCCCGGATTCTGATCATGGACGAACCCACCGCCGCTTTGACCAAGGGAGAAACCGAGGAACTTTACGCCATCACCCGCCGCCTGCGCAATGAAGGAACCTCGATCATTTTCATCTCCCACCGTTTCGAAGACATCTACCAGATCGCCGAACGGGTTACGGTTTTTCGGGACGGGAAAAGCATCGGAACCTGGCCGGTCCCGGAGATTTCCGAAGCTGAACTGATCAAGGCGATGGTCGGGCGGGAAATCAACCAGCTTTTTCCTAAATCCACTGTTCCAGTTGGAAAAGAAGCTCTCCGGGTGGAAGGGCTGTCCCGGGTGGGCTACTTCGCTGATATCTCCTTTTCCCTCCG
This portion of the Atribacteraceae bacterium genome encodes:
- a CDS encoding Gfo/Idh/MocA family oxidoreductase; its protein translation is MADIAFIQVGYGLFGEGWADILMRSPRCALAALVDNRPEALEGFSRKYPGHGVKLCESLTQAFRETSAEALLIAVPNRYHRDAALGGMEKGLHILSEKPIADSWENAAAIYRAWRKTTELIYLVGQNYRLKPPIKAFREIYRSGVAGAVGYLLYEFHKAWKFGGWREEMTFPLLEDMAIHHFDTLRYVLDDEPETITMESFNPAWSWFSGNASAMGVIRFSRGIQVNYCGSWMSFGKTTEWTGNIYCYGDQGALTLEDNRIYHYPREGNRQEIIYPSDVVDEREELLTEFCRCVTERSESHFSLRDNIKTYAMMWASVEAAKSGHPQVVADLLRELEDPGG
- a CDS encoding sugar ABC transporter ATP-binding protein, whose amino-acid sequence is MNEFVLELKGISKNFPGVKALESVDFNLKPGEIHALVGENGAGKSTLIKIITGVFQPDKGEILFHGKKILISNPTVAQKHLIAAIYQYPTCFPHLTVMENIFMGHPLVEPRSRHLLWKEMRVEAKRLLKSLGTDLNPNLRMGDLSIAQQQMVEIAKALSLNARILIMDEPTAALTKGETEELYAITRRLRNEGTSIIFISHRFEDIYQIAERVTVFRDGKSIGTWPVPEISEAELIKAMVGREINQLFPKSTVPVGKEALRVEGLSRVGYFADISFSLREGEILGFSGLVGSGRSEVAQAIFGIHPSDRGKIFVRGKECTIDSPWKAMELGIGYLPEDRQIQGLVLPLTITDNITLSTLDRYARRGWLKNQAGYKVSQKLFELLKIKAPSIFEKTLALSGGNQQKVVVGKLLAGELHILILDEPTKGVDVGAKSAIHQIMSDLAAEGFALIMISSEMPEILGMSDTIIVMREGRITRTFSREETTQEKLLAAAVEVNR
- the rhaS gene encoding rhamnose ABC transporter substrate-binding protein; this translates as MSKKVLLVFLSCLLLLGLFSVYAFAEGFDIAMVVKNVGNPFFDAVGRGGQAAADEMGNTLIFQGPPTPTVEGQIEIISHLIAQEVDAIAVSANDFYALVPAMQRARDAGILTISFDSGVHPDGRVLHINQADFEQIGRLQVQAIAEMIDYEGEIAILSAGATMTNQNIWIEWMREELKEPQYENVELVSVVFGDDLRDKSYNEAMGLFKSFPNLRGIISPTTVGIAATGKAISDAGLTGQVQLTGLGLPSEMAEWILAGVCQAMFLWNPVDLGYLTTYVAGLLLDGTISGAVGETLTAGRMGEKSITTTADGGLEVLLGPPFRFDATNIEEWKVVY
- a CDS encoding pyridoxal-dependent decarboxylase, which codes for MDKEAFKRYGYAFIDWLADYQEGLERFPVKSRVEPGEIKGQLPVVPPSEPEAMDQIFSDFQQIVVPGITHWQHPGWFAYFPANTSPPSILAELLTAGLGAQCMVWQTSPAATELEEVVMEWLRQMLQLPEGWKGVIQDTASTATLCALLTAREVATEFSGNTFGVQKPLTVYASEEAHSSIEKGIKIAGFGKTNLRLVPTDRNFAMLPEKLEELIKRDKTQGLTPACVVASVGTTSSTAVDPLKVIGEICRRHRLFLHVDAAFSGTAAILPEKRSLLSGVEYADSFVFNPHKWMFTNFDCSAYFVKDPTLLTRTFEIHPEYLKTGVDAQVSNFRDWGIQLGRRFRALKLWFVIRSYGVEGLRSILREHLRLAEQFKEWVTADPRFELMAPVSVSLVCFRLNDGNRSEEDLTTMNRELLERINATGQAFLTHTVLRGRYAIRMVIASRLTEERHVRATWDFILEQAESVLGKYRKS